AGGTCTCTTATTTGCAGCCATACTTGTATTGTTATTGTATCCTTGATTTTGGGAGTTAGAGGAAGCAGCAACAAAGCTACTCCGAAACTGTGACATCATTCCTGTTCGTAAAGAATTTACCGCAGCAGAGCGGCTCGGAGGGGTGTTAGATGAAGCATTGTTGGACTCGGGATTATATCCAATACCAAGGCCAAAATCAACTCCACGCACACCCCGGCCGccaccgccaccaccaccacctcctcctctCCCTTTGCCTTTTTTCCCACCTGTGCACAATACACAACAAATTCAGATAGAGATTATTTAATCAAACAACAACCGACATCACATCACGGTCCTACTGTGTTAAGGTGGAATAATGCAGCTTATGACAAGTGCATAAAGTGGTACATTGCAAGAAAATCACAtcaccaattttttcttttaataattttgtctGCTCAGCAAATCTGTTACTGTTCCATAGACATAATATAATGCAAAGTATTATCTCATACCTCCTTTTCTTGCATCACGTTTTGACCTGAACCTCCCATCCTATTAAAATACAAGGCAACAGCTATCAAATAAAATCATGACACAGGTGCAATCTGAACTTTTAAACAGAATCTTCAACATTAAGAGCCAGATTAAAACAGAgtttttaaaaacaaagaacaataatgagtaaaaataaatatattactaTAGGAGACAAGCACTTCCAAGATTACTACAGTATCTCCATAGTGTTAATAAGTAATAAATATGGCTAAGAGAATTGATATATTCTTCTCCACATGTTTAATATTTAAGACAGTTTTTGaggattcaaatttcaatataaCAACCCAAGTAGCTGCAATGAAGGAGCTATAATGAGAAAAttaacaatatatattttactacACATTTGTTAACTCCTTAACCTCTTAACAAAATACTCCAAGAGGAATCACTCGTAGAACTCTgttagttaaaattaattatgggCATCAAAGTAGCGGTATTATATCAAAAACACATGCAGTGAACCAACAAAATATACAAGAATGTCATAAATAGGAGAGCCTATAGAATCTTTCAATGATATGAACCAACAGCAAAATTACAAACTATTGGCAAAATATTTGGACAACATGACAAATTGTATAAACATCAAGGTATAAAGTATTGTTGAAACAATTAAGGGGTATAATTACCTTCATAGCAAGATCCATCAACTCCATGGATACATTCTGACCAGCAGCAATCAAGCTATTAACCAGTTCGCCAGCAAAGCGTGCTTCTTTTTGAGTTATAAGAGTGTATGCAACCCCATCCTTGTCACCAGCACGGCCTGTTCTCCCAATCCGATGGACATGCATATCCATATCTTTTGCAATATCAAAGTTTACCACAGATTTAATTGACTTGATATCAAGACCACGAGCAGCAACATCAGTTGCAATAAGCACATGGTAGACACCAGCTTTAAACTTCTGCAAAGTTTCCATGCGAGAAGCTTGATCTTTATCACCATGCAGGGCAGCAACTTTAAAGCCTCTCTGAGCCAATTGTGATTCAATTTCATCCACAGTAGCCTTCTTGGAAGCAAATACTAGGACATCACCTTGATCGATCATCTCGGGCAACTTCTCCAAAAGCCAAGGCAATTTTTCAGCATCAGAAGGAATTACATGGACAACTTGAGTAATGTCTTCATTTGCCATTCCCACCTCCCCAACTGTTACTCTAACAGGATCACTAAGGATCTCTCTAGCCAACTTTTCAACTTTACGAGGCATTGTCGCAGAAAAAAGTAAAGTCTGACGATCCGGCCTAATCTGACCAACAATGGACCTTACTTGTGGCTCAAATCCAAGATCAAACATCCGGTCAGCCTCATCAAGCACCAGGTAAGTTGCTCTAGTCATTGTCAAGGCCTTCATTTTTAGCATGTCTATCAATCTCCCAGGGGTGGCAACTACTATCTCACAACCTGCCTTGAGTTCTTTGAACTGTTCAAGTTTTGACATTCCACCATAGACAGCAGACACACGTATACCATATGCTTTTGCAAATTTCTTGGACTCAAGATATATCTGATGTGCCAATTCTCTTGTAGGTGCGCATATAACTCCTATAGGACCCTCTTCCTTCTGAAGTTCAGGCTGATCCATGATATGCACAATCATAGGAAGCACAAAAGCAGCAGTTTTACCAGAACCAGTTTTTGCAATGCCAATGATATCTCTACCGGAAAGAATAACTGGTAAAGCTTGGCACTGTATAGACGTTGGCTTCTCATAACCTTGTTTCTTTATAGCACCCATAATTTGCTGAGAGAACCCACAGTCCTCAAATGTCTTTATTGGCTTAGGCACATCAAATCCCGACACACGAAT
This portion of the Arachis duranensis cultivar V14167 chromosome 6, aradu.V14167.gnm2.J7QH, whole genome shotgun sequence genome encodes:
- the LOC107492375 gene encoding DEAD-box ATP-dependent RNA helicase 24, whose amino-acid sequence is MSKRKFGFDGFGINRQSTYNFERSQAPQRLYVPPSSRHGHDNYEDTDLDNIDYDDNDAAGNDNKAAGDGGGGNNGGDEEIDPLDAFMEGIHEEMRTAAPPPKPKEKAEDRYKDDEEDDPMESFLRAKKDLGLTLASEALHAGYDSDEEVYAAAKAVDAGMIEYDSDDNPIVLDKKKIEPIPPLDHSAIDYEPFNKDFYEEAPSISGMSEQDVTEYRKSLAIRVSGFDVPKPIKTFEDCGFSQQIMGAIKKQGYEKPTSIQCQALPVILSGRDIIGIAKTGSGKTAAFVLPMIVHIMDQPELQKEEGPIGVICAPTRELAHQIYLESKKFAKAYGIRVSAVYGGMSKLEQFKELKAGCEIVVATPGRLIDMLKMKALTMTRATYLVLDEADRMFDLGFEPQVRSIVGQIRPDRQTLLFSATMPRKVEKLAREILSDPVRVTVGEVGMANEDITQVVHVIPSDAEKLPWLLEKLPEMIDQGDVLVFASKKATVDEIESQLAQRGFKVAALHGDKDQASRMETLQKFKAGVYHVLIATDVAARGLDIKSIKSVVNFDIAKDMDMHVHRIGRTGRAGDKDGVAYTLITQKEARFAGELVNSLIAAGQNVSMELMDLAMKDGRFRSKRDARKGGGKKGKGRGGGGGGGGGGRGVRGVDFGLGIGYNPESNNASSNTPPSRSAAVNSLRTGMMSQFRSSFVAASSNSQNQGYNNNTSMAANKRPALRGFVSGGSIGGDINSHNNAASPSPATAAVNSGGPNSGVNPAQNNSNSSKPRERRRPSGWDR